The following nucleotide sequence is from Streptomyces sp. HUAS CB01.
CGCCATGTCCCGGCTGGCCGCCGGAGTGGTGCTGATCACGGCGCACGAGCCGCCCTTGGCGGAGGACGGGCCGCGCGGGGACGACGTCGGCATGACGGCGACGTCGTTCATGTCGGTGTCCCTCGACCCGCCGCTGGTGCTCGTGAGCCTGCGCAACGGCTCACGCATGGACGACCTGCTGGCCGAACAGCCCACATGGGGCGCGTCGGTGCTCTCCGAGAGCCAGCGGCACATCGCCGGCCGGTTCTCGATGAAGGGACGCATCAGCGACCGGCTCCTGTTCGAGGACATCGCGTACACCCGCGGGGAGGTGTGCGGCGCGCCCCTGATGGGCGGGGCGCTGGCGGTCCTCGAGTGCCGCACCGAGCAGCGCGTCGAGGCGGGCGACCACACCCTCGTGATCGGCCGTGTGCTGA
It contains:
- a CDS encoding flavin reductase family protein, which translates into the protein MSDDEFRAAMSRLAAGVVLITAHEPPLAEDGPRGDDVGMTATSFMSVSLDPPLVLVSLRNGSRMDDLLAEQPTWGASVLSESQRHIAGRFSMKGRISDRLLFEDIAYTRGEVCGAPLMGGALAVLECRTEQRVEAGDHTLVIGRVLKAGLPSTEGGPLTYFRGRYRHLG